One genomic segment of Kocuria rhizophila DC2201 includes these proteins:
- a CDS encoding AzlD domain-containing protein yields the protein MIAALLVCAAVTFALRSLPMQVAHRYRDREDLRELSTLLPAGLMLILVAYTLLEADSGVQLSRLVLAAVVAVLVNLGSRNFLLGFLAGFAAYSLSGLALG from the coding sequence GTGATCGCCGCCCTGCTCGTGTGCGCCGCCGTGACGTTCGCCCTGCGCTCCCTCCCCATGCAGGTGGCCCACCGCTACCGGGACCGCGAGGACCTCCGGGAACTCTCCACGCTGCTGCCTGCCGGACTCATGCTGATCCTCGTGGCCTACACGCTGCTGGAGGCGGACTCCGGGGTGCAGCTGAGCCGGCTCGTCCTCGCCGCGGTCGTGGCCGTGCTGGTGAACCTGGGGTCCAGGAACTTCCTGCTGGGCTTCCTCGCGGGCTTCGCGGCTTACTCCCTGAGCGGGCTGGCGCTGGGCTGA
- a CDS encoding AzlC family ABC transporter permease, whose product MSTQKGTLGWALRATVPVAMGYLPLGMAFGAYSVSLGFAPYLAPLTALVVFAGSIEFLLVGLVAAGAGLAQIAVTTLLVNARHVFYGFSYPTHLLRSPFAKFYGPYALTDEAYALINSGVHPTTQHQLLLVQGVSHFYWVLGAAVGALAGGLVPESFDGFDFALTGLFALLFVGAITAATQRVKILAAALFSIGVGLLLPRSIFLLSAMLCYAVLCVLMVRHPRRGTTPRGAESGA is encoded by the coding sequence ATGAGCACGCAGAAGGGCACCCTGGGCTGGGCCCTGCGAGCCACCGTGCCCGTGGCCATGGGGTACCTGCCCCTGGGAATGGCCTTCGGCGCGTACTCGGTGTCCCTGGGCTTCGCGCCCTACCTCGCTCCGCTGACCGCCCTGGTGGTCTTCGCCGGGTCCATCGAGTTCCTGCTCGTGGGGCTCGTGGCCGCCGGGGCCGGATTGGCGCAGATCGCCGTGACCACCCTGCTGGTCAACGCGCGCCACGTGTTCTACGGCTTCTCCTACCCCACGCACCTGCTGCGCTCCCCGTTCGCGAAGTTCTACGGGCCCTACGCGCTCACGGACGAGGCCTACGCCCTGATCAACAGCGGGGTGCACCCCACCACCCAGCACCAGCTGCTGCTGGTCCAGGGGGTCTCACACTTCTACTGGGTGCTCGGCGCGGCCGTGGGCGCCCTCGCCGGCGGTCTCGTCCCGGAGTCCTTCGACGGATTCGACTTCGCCCTCACCGGCCTGTTCGCCCTGCTCTTCGTGGGTGCCATCACCGCCGCGACCCAGCGGGTCAAGATCCTCGCGGCCGCCCTGTTCTCCATCGGCGTGGGCCTGCTGCTGCCGCGCAGCATCTTTCTGCTGAGCGCCATGCTCTGCTACGCCGTACTGTGCGTCCTGATGGTGCGGCATCCGCGCCGGGGCACGACGCCGCGCGGTGCCGAGAGCGGGGCGTGA
- a CDS encoding PIG-L family deacetylase, which yields MVDPKYPGGGHAIAGAADTLLPAGVDPARARLLFVHAHPDDEAINTAATMGHYSGRGATTVLLTMTRGERGEVIPPALRHLEVGQPGCPDTDGTALGLYRISELDDAAAATGLTDRFYAGEPPALDASVGFANGAGKYVDSGMSWGPDGFAQPAADVSPAALTAADPEEAAAHVAATIRALRPHAVVSYADDGGYGHPDHVATHRITVRAVEAAAASDDAEYPAWDVPLTWGIESEVDPADARPQAAIHGDLAVKRAAMAAHATQIVLAQDPADPSYTMSNGVPQTFSATETFRLLRGDRA from the coding sequence GTGGTCGACCCGAAGTACCCGGGCGGGGGACACGCCATCGCGGGCGCGGCGGACACGCTGCTGCCCGCGGGCGTGGACCCCGCCCGGGCGCGTCTGCTGTTCGTGCACGCCCACCCGGACGACGAGGCGATCAACACCGCGGCCACCATGGGCCACTACAGCGGCCGGGGGGCCACCACGGTGCTGCTGACCATGACGCGCGGTGAGCGCGGGGAGGTCATCCCGCCCGCGCTGCGCCACCTCGAGGTGGGCCAGCCGGGCTGCCCGGACACGGACGGCACCGCCCTGGGGTTGTACCGGATCTCCGAGCTCGACGACGCCGCGGCCGCCACGGGTCTCACCGACCGGTTCTACGCGGGGGAGCCCCCCGCGCTGGACGCCTCCGTGGGCTTCGCCAACGGTGCGGGGAAGTACGTGGACTCCGGCATGAGCTGGGGCCCCGACGGCTTCGCCCAGCCGGCCGCGGACGTGTCCCCGGCCGCTCTGACGGCCGCGGACCCGGAGGAGGCCGCGGCCCACGTGGCCGCCACCATCCGGGCGCTGCGGCCCCACGCCGTGGTCAGCTACGCGGACGACGGCGGCTACGGCCACCCCGACCACGTGGCCACCCACCGGATCACCGTGCGCGCCGTCGAGGCGGCCGCCGCGTCCGACGACGCCGAGTACCCCGCGTGGGACGTGCCCCTGACGTGGGGGATCGAGTCCGAGGTGGACCCCGCGGATGCGCGTCCCCAGGCCGCGATCCACGGGGACCTCGCGGTCAAGCGCGCCGCCATGGCTGCGCACGCCACCCAGATCGTGCTCGCGCAGGACCCCGCCGATCCCTCGTACACGATGTCCAACGGCGTGCCCCAGACCTTCAGTGCCACGGAGACCTTCCGGCTGCTGCGAGGGGACCGGGCATGA
- a CDS encoding CapA family protein: MLTSTRHRSASAARTSLALGAAALLVLAGCSSPSESPGTPAASGEAGGAASSSAQGGATHPSGPGKAPECPEDTCMSLAVSGDLLLHEGLWSRFAVDPATHDGANFDFAPLFAHQRPYLANADVAVCQAETPVARAGGPYTAYPEFNVPPEILRAAKDAGYDACTSASNHAVDQGVEGVERTISTMDAAGLQHTGSYASERDAEQPMIVDTPTGRLAVVTGTNSLNEKSQDTPWRIDRLRDGADPRIGEDTARADVDHAVAQARRAREQGADVVVAAMHSIIEYTDTADEYQQRTAHALADSGAFDAVYGHGSHSVQPVENHHGTWIVYGVGNNVTETAPPVNESNNQGMLARFQFARGGDGTWRVSDLAWAPSSNTRGGDYAWCPVASDAPAGVCRSQAEDRAIRERIAGIVSTGSAREHGLHEWKLSEDRAG, from the coding sequence ATGCTGACGAGTACCCGCCACCGCTCCGCATCCGCCGCGCGCACGTCACTGGCGCTGGGGGCCGCTGCGCTGCTCGTGCTCGCGGGCTGCTCCTCGCCCTCCGAGAGCCCCGGCACCCCGGCGGCGAGCGGAGAAGCCGGCGGGGCGGCGTCGTCGTCCGCGCAGGGCGGGGCCACGCACCCGAGCGGACCGGGGAAGGCGCCCGAGTGCCCGGAGGACACGTGCATGAGCCTCGCGGTCTCCGGGGACCTGCTGCTGCACGAGGGGCTGTGGAGCCGTTTCGCGGTGGACCCCGCCACGCACGACGGCGCGAACTTCGACTTCGCTCCCCTGTTCGCGCACCAGAGGCCCTACCTCGCGAACGCGGACGTGGCGGTGTGCCAGGCGGAGACGCCCGTGGCCCGGGCCGGCGGTCCGTACACGGCCTACCCGGAGTTCAACGTGCCCCCGGAGATCCTGCGGGCCGCGAAGGACGCCGGCTACGACGCCTGCACGTCCGCGAGCAACCACGCGGTGGACCAGGGTGTCGAGGGCGTGGAGCGCACCATCTCCACCATGGACGCCGCGGGGCTGCAGCACACGGGCAGCTACGCGAGCGAGCGGGACGCCGAGCAGCCCATGATCGTGGACACGCCCACCGGCCGGCTGGCGGTGGTCACGGGCACCAACAGCCTCAACGAGAAGTCCCAGGACACCCCGTGGCGCATCGACCGTCTGCGGGACGGCGCGGACCCGCGGATCGGCGAGGACACCGCACGGGCGGACGTGGACCACGCGGTGGCGCAGGCGCGCAGGGCCCGCGAGCAGGGCGCGGACGTGGTGGTGGCCGCCATGCACTCGATCATCGAGTACACGGACACCGCGGACGAGTACCAGCAGCGCACCGCGCACGCGCTCGCGGACTCCGGGGCCTTCGACGCCGTGTACGGCCACGGTTCCCACAGCGTGCAGCCGGTGGAGAACCACCACGGCACGTGGATCGTCTACGGGGTGGGCAACAACGTGACCGAGACGGCCCCGCCCGTGAACGAGAGCAACAACCAGGGGATGCTGGCCCGGTTCCAGTTCGCCCGCGGCGGGGACGGGACGTGGCGCGTGAGCGACCTCGCGTGGGCCCCGAGCTCCAACACCCGGGGCGGGGACTACGCGTGGTGCCCCGTGGCGTCGGACGCCCCCGCGGGCGTGTGCCGCTCGCAAGCCGAGGACCGCGCGATCCGCGAGCGCATCGCGGGCATCGTCTCCACCGGCTCCGCCCGGGAGCACGGGCTGCACGAGTGGAAGCTCAGCGAGGACCGCGCGGGCTGA
- a CDS encoding DUF1540 domain-containing protein, with the protein MATLTAVSACTATGCAFNDNGCTAPAITVGGQGATASCTTFISLDARGGLPTAHGQVGACQRLECAHNKDLLCTASSIEVTADANCSSYEAE; encoded by the coding sequence ATGGCCACTCTCACCGCTGTTTCCGCCTGCACCGCCACCGGCTGCGCCTTCAACGACAACGGCTGCACCGCGCCCGCCATCACGGTGGGCGGCCAGGGCGCCACCGCGTCCTGCACCACGTTCATCTCCCTCGACGCCCGCGGCGGGCTGCCCACGGCCCACGGCCAGGTGGGTGCGTGCCAGCGCCTCGAGTGCGCACACAACAAGGACCTGCTGTGCACCGCCTCCTCCATCGAGGTCACCGCGGACGCCAACTGCAGCAGCTACGAGGCCGAGTAG
- the fdxA gene encoding ferredoxin: MTYVIAQPCVDVKDKACVEECPVDCIYEGERTLYIHPDECVDCGACEPVCPVEAIYYEDDTPEEWAEYYKANVEFFDDLGSPGGAAKLGNTHKDHPLIAALPPQNQD; encoded by the coding sequence GTGACTTACGTGATTGCTCAGCCCTGCGTGGACGTCAAGGACAAGGCATGCGTGGAGGAGTGCCCCGTGGACTGCATCTACGAGGGTGAGCGCACGCTCTACATCCACCCCGACGAGTGCGTGGACTGCGGTGCGTGCGAGCCCGTGTGCCCCGTGGAGGCCATCTACTACGAGGACGACACCCCCGAGGAGTGGGCCGAGTACTACAAGGCCAACGTGGAGTTCTTCGACGACCTCGGCTCCCCGGGCGGGGCCGCGAAGCTCGGCAACACCCACAAGGACCACCCGCTGATCGCCGCTCTGCCCCCGCAGAACCAGGACTGA
- the typA gene encoding translational GTPase TypA, with product MSETTAQRADLRNVAIVAHVDHGKTTIVDAMLQQTHAFSSHGEVEERVMDSGDLEREKGITILAKNTTVFYDGPAANGETITINVIDTPGHADFGGEVERGLSMVDGVVLLVDASEGPLPQTRFVLRKALEAKLPVIVVVNKVDRPDARIEEVVSDTMDLLLGLASDIAEDNPDLDLDAVLDVPVVYASGKAGRASTDQPANGELPDNEDLEPLFKTIIEHIPAPSYNLEGVLQAHVTNLDASPFLGRLALLRIFNGTLKKGQTVAWARQDGTIKSVRISELLATKGLDRVPAESAGPGEIVAVAGIEDITIGETLTDLENPEPLPLITVDDPAISMTIGINTSPLAGRVKGAKVTARQVKDRLDKELIGNVSLKILPTQRPDAWEVQGRGELALAILVEQMRREGFELTAGKPQVVTKTVDGKVHEPYEHMTIDVPEEYLGAVTQLMAGRKGRMEGMSNHGTGWVRMEFKVPSRGLIGFRTRFLTDTRGAGIASSYADGYEPWAGEIEYRTNGSMVADRAGVVTPFAMINLQERGSFFVEPTSEVYEGMIVGENSRADDMDVNITKEKKLTNMRAASSETFENLTPPRKLTLEECLEFAREDECVEVTPEAIRIRKVVLDANERLKVARQRARA from the coding sequence ATGTCTGAAACCACCGCCCAGCGCGCCGATCTGCGCAACGTGGCCATCGTGGCCCACGTTGACCACGGCAAGACCACCATCGTCGACGCCATGCTCCAGCAGACGCACGCGTTCTCCAGCCACGGAGAGGTCGAGGAGCGGGTCATGGACTCCGGCGACCTGGAGCGCGAGAAGGGCATCACCATCCTCGCCAAGAACACCACGGTGTTCTACGACGGCCCCGCCGCGAACGGCGAGACCATCACCATCAATGTGATCGACACCCCGGGCCACGCGGACTTCGGCGGCGAGGTGGAGCGCGGCCTGTCCATGGTGGACGGCGTGGTGCTGCTCGTGGACGCCTCCGAGGGCCCGCTGCCCCAGACCCGCTTCGTGCTGCGCAAGGCCCTCGAGGCCAAGCTGCCCGTGATCGTGGTGGTCAACAAGGTGGACCGCCCCGATGCCCGCATCGAAGAGGTCGTCTCCGACACCATGGACCTGCTGCTGGGCCTGGCCTCGGACATCGCCGAGGACAACCCGGACCTGGACCTGGACGCCGTGCTGGACGTCCCCGTGGTCTACGCCTCCGGCAAGGCCGGGCGTGCCTCCACGGACCAGCCCGCCAACGGCGAGCTGCCGGACAACGAGGACCTCGAGCCGCTGTTCAAGACCATCATCGAGCACATCCCGGCGCCGTCCTACAACCTCGAGGGCGTGCTGCAGGCCCACGTGACCAACCTGGACGCCTCCCCGTTCCTGGGCCGTCTCGCGCTGCTGCGCATCTTCAACGGCACCCTCAAGAAGGGCCAGACCGTGGCCTGGGCGCGCCAGGACGGCACCATCAAGAGCGTGCGGATCTCCGAGCTGCTGGCCACCAAGGGCCTGGACCGCGTGCCCGCGGAGAGCGCCGGCCCCGGTGAGATCGTGGCCGTGGCGGGCATCGAGGACATCACCATCGGTGAGACCCTCACGGACCTGGAGAACCCGGAGCCGCTGCCCCTGATCACCGTGGACGATCCCGCGATCTCCATGACCATCGGCATCAACACCTCCCCGCTGGCCGGGCGCGTCAAGGGCGCCAAGGTCACGGCCCGCCAGGTCAAGGACCGTCTGGACAAGGAGCTGATCGGCAACGTCTCGCTGAAGATCCTCCCCACCCAGCGTCCGGACGCGTGGGAGGTCCAGGGCCGTGGCGAGCTCGCGCTGGCCATCCTGGTGGAGCAGATGCGCCGCGAGGGCTTCGAGCTCACCGCGGGCAAGCCCCAGGTGGTCACCAAGACCGTGGACGGCAAGGTCCACGAGCCCTACGAGCACATGACCATCGACGTCCCCGAGGAGTACCTGGGTGCGGTCACGCAGCTGATGGCCGGGCGCAAGGGCCGCATGGAGGGCATGAGCAACCACGGCACCGGCTGGGTGCGCATGGAGTTCAAGGTTCCCTCCCGCGGCCTGATCGGCTTCCGCACCAGGTTCCTCACGGACACCCGCGGCGCAGGCATCGCCTCCTCTTACGCAGACGGCTACGAGCCGTGGGCCGGGGAGATCGAGTACCGCACCAACGGCTCCATGGTCGCGGACCGCGCTGGCGTGGTGACCCCGTTCGCCATGATCAACCTGCAGGAGCGCGGCTCGTTCTTCGTGGAGCCCACCTCCGAGGTGTACGAGGGCATGATCGTGGGCGAGAACTCCCGTGCGGACGACATGGACGTGAACATCACCAAGGAGAAGAAGCTCACCAACATGCGTGCGGCCTCCTCGGAGACGTTCGAGAACCTCACCCCGCCGCGCAAGCTCACGCTCGAGGAGTGCCTCGAGTTCGCTCGCGAGGACGAGTGCGTGGAGGTCACCCCGGAGGCCATCCGCATCCGCAAGGTGGTCCTGGACGCCAACGAGCGGCTCAAGGTCGCCCGTCAGCGGGCCCGCGCCTGA
- the dapC gene encoding succinyldiaminopimelate transaminase, with translation MSERRGFGLDLPDYPWNALAPYRELAQQHPDGVVDLSIGTPVDPTPLVVQDALAAAADAPGYPTTHGTPALREAVAAWYAERRSVPGLDPDAVMPTVGSKELVAWLPLLLGLGPGDVVVRPVVAYPTYDIGARLAGAESVAADSLDELEPSVRARVRMVWVNSPGNPTGIVRDAASLRELVDQARAQGAVVVSDECYAELGWGAWDPAEGGEPVPSVLDPRVSGGDMSLLFSAYSLSKQSNLAGYRAAFLAGDPALMPSLINSRKHAGMIVAYPVQEAMRVALGDTAHVAAQKSLYRQRRAALKPAVEAFGLSIEHSEAGLYLWGSAGEDTWTTVERFARLGIVVGPGTFYGEAGHGFVRLSLTATDERMAAAVQRLERAV, from the coding sequence GTGAGCGAGCGGCGCGGCTTCGGCCTGGACCTGCCCGACTACCCGTGGAACGCGCTGGCCCCGTACCGGGAGCTCGCGCAGCAGCACCCGGACGGTGTGGTGGACCTGTCCATCGGCACCCCCGTGGATCCCACACCGCTCGTGGTCCAGGACGCCCTGGCCGCCGCCGCGGACGCCCCCGGCTACCCCACCACGCACGGCACGCCCGCGCTGCGGGAGGCCGTGGCCGCGTGGTACGCCGAGCGCCGCAGTGTTCCCGGGCTGGACCCGGACGCCGTGATGCCCACCGTGGGCTCCAAGGAGCTCGTGGCGTGGCTGCCCCTGCTGCTGGGTCTCGGTCCCGGCGACGTGGTGGTGCGTCCCGTGGTGGCGTACCCCACCTACGACATCGGTGCGCGGCTCGCGGGCGCCGAGTCCGTGGCCGCCGACTCCCTCGACGAGCTGGAACCCTCCGTGCGCGCTCGCGTGCGCATGGTGTGGGTCAACTCTCCGGGCAACCCCACGGGCATCGTGCGCGACGCCGCCTCGCTGCGTGAGCTCGTGGACCAGGCGCGCGCGCAGGGTGCCGTAGTGGTCTCCGACGAGTGCTACGCCGAGCTGGGCTGGGGAGCGTGGGATCCTGCGGAGGGCGGGGAGCCCGTGCCCTCCGTGCTGGACCCGCGGGTCAGCGGCGGGGACATGTCCCTGCTGTTCAGCGCCTACTCCCTGTCCAAGCAGTCGAACCTGGCCGGCTACCGCGCCGCGTTCCTTGCCGGGGACCCCGCGCTCATGCCGTCCCTGATCAACTCCCGCAAGCACGCGGGGATGATCGTGGCCTACCCCGTGCAGGAGGCCATGCGCGTGGCCCTGGGGGACACCGCCCACGTGGCCGCGCAGAAGAGCCTGTACCGGCAGCGTCGTGCCGCCCTGAAGCCCGCGGTGGAGGCGTTCGGGCTGAGCATCGAGCACTCCGAGGCGGGGCTGTACCTGTGGGGCTCGGCGGGGGAGGACACCTGGACCACCGTGGAGCGCTTCGCCCGCCTGGGCATCGTGGTGGGCCCCGGGACGTTCTACGGCGAGGCCGGGCACGGCTTCGTCCGGCTGTCCCTGACCGCCACGGACGAGCGCATGGCCGCGGCCGTGCAGCGCCTGGAACGGGCGGTCTGA
- a CDS encoding citrate synthase, whose translation MAEAKKNTGKVELSYDKDKTLDLPVLEVTEGNKGYGIGSLLKETGNVSFDPGFVNTANTRSTVTYIDGAQGILRYRGYPIEELAEHSNFLETAYLLIYGELPTREQYEDFQHRITTHTMVHEDIKMFFNGFPRSAHPMPVLSSAVSALSTFYSDSLDPFNKEHVEISTIRLLAKVPTLAAYAYKKSVGEPQLYPHNNLNYAENFLRMCFGVPAEDYEVDPVVAKTLDILFMLHADHEQNCSTSTVRLVGSSHANMFASVSAGINALYGPLHGGANEAVLAMLDQIQNRGLSADEFMEKVKNKEDGVRLMGFGHRVYKNYDPRARIIKGYAHDVLAKMGGNNELLDLAIGLEEKALADDYFVERKLYPNVDFYTGLIYKAMGFPEKMFTVLFAIGRLPGWIAQWREMIEDPETKIGRPRQLYVGEGERHYPTTS comes from the coding sequence ATGGCAGAGGCCAAGAAGAACACCGGCAAGGTGGAACTGAGCTACGACAAGGACAAGACCCTGGACCTCCCCGTGCTGGAGGTGACCGAGGGCAATAAGGGCTACGGCATCGGCTCGCTGCTCAAGGAGACCGGCAACGTCAGCTTCGACCCCGGGTTCGTGAACACCGCGAACACGCGCTCCACGGTGACCTACATCGACGGCGCCCAGGGCATCCTGCGCTACCGCGGCTACCCCATCGAGGAGCTTGCGGAGCACTCCAACTTCCTGGAGACCGCCTACCTGCTGATCTACGGCGAGCTTCCCACGCGTGAGCAGTACGAGGACTTCCAGCACCGGATCACCACGCACACCATGGTGCACGAGGACATCAAGATGTTCTTCAACGGCTTCCCCCGCTCCGCGCACCCCATGCCCGTGCTGTCCTCGGCCGTGTCCGCGCTGTCCACGTTCTACTCGGACTCCCTGGACCCGTTCAACAAGGAGCACGTGGAGATCTCCACCATCCGACTGCTCGCAAAGGTCCCCACTCTGGCCGCGTACGCGTACAAGAAGTCCGTGGGCGAGCCGCAGCTGTACCCCCACAACAACCTCAACTACGCGGAGAACTTCCTGCGCATGTGCTTCGGTGTGCCCGCCGAGGACTACGAGGTGGATCCCGTGGTCGCCAAGACGCTGGACATCCTCTTCATGCTGCACGCGGACCACGAGCAGAACTGCTCCACCTCCACGGTGCGCCTGGTGGGTTCCTCCCACGCCAACATGTTCGCGTCCGTCTCCGCGGGTATCAACGCCCTCTACGGCCCGCTGCACGGCGGCGCCAACGAGGCCGTGCTGGCCATGCTGGACCAGATCCAGAACCGCGGGCTCTCCGCGGACGAGTTCATGGAAAAGGTCAAGAACAAGGAGGACGGCGTCCGCCTCATGGGCTTCGGGCACCGTGTCTACAAGAACTACGACCCCCGCGCCCGCATCATCAAGGGCTACGCGCACGACGTCCTGGCCAAGATGGGCGGCAACAACGAGCTGCTGGACCTGGCCATCGGCCTGGAGGAGAAGGCGCTCGCGGACGACTACTTCGTGGAGCGCAAGCTCTACCCGAACGTGGACTTCTACACGGGTCTGATCTACAAGGCCATGGGCTTCCCGGAGAAGATGTTCACCGTGCTCTTCGCGATCGGCCGCCTGCCCGGCTGGATCGCCCAGTGGCGCGAGATGATCGAGGACCCGGAGACCAAGATCGGCCGCCCCCGCCAGCTCTACGTGGGCGAGGGCGAGCGCCACTACCCCACCACCAGCTGA
- a CDS encoding alpha/beta hydrolase family protein: MTSRYSLPEQLVTVPRLAGLVVHRDGPVLALRQELSSDGKRYVTHPWAVPRDGAPVQLTHGDHGVQEVRPGASGAVWFTSERPVAGDEDKRTRLWLLPEHGEARMVLDAPEGISSLELGGDRLFFVSGLYPAARGAQDEFARNREIHDRRDETGVSGILYDSAPFRYWDHDLPAADDALWFLDTAAVAEGADPAASVHRVELQEGRLGEFSVAPDGTWVLAEISTLLPAGTQRSQLWRLPVAPEHGDEAVLLHDTDEAEMWAPAAVSPDGTRVLLGRQRLWREGVSMAVSVWVHDVATGEETEVVPADDHWAQEPRWIDDESFVCTSDHRGRGIVLRVHCPRGGRTRVETIAGGADQDWTYSAVAPAGEQIVGLRASYTHPSELVRWPLTGAQEPAPVAGLVPEDTVPGRVEEVTATGEDGTQVRAWLALPHADDDAAPHPLLVSVHGGPWGSNNQWSWRWNPWPFVAAGYAVLLPDPAISTGYGQAMIDRGQQELGGAPFTDVMALTEAATRRADIDPERQALMGGSYGGYMANWVATQTGDRFRCIVTHASLWNLDTMGATTDNTQWREAMGPSQAATYSPHRFAERIEVPLLVIHGDKDYRVPISQGIELWADLQQRTRVEGHRFLYYPDEGHWILKPANARTWYETVLAFVDEHVLGRRRERPELLG; encoded by the coding sequence ATGACTTCCCGTTACTCGCTCCCCGAGCAGCTCGTGACCGTTCCCCGACTGGCCGGCCTGGTGGTGCACCGGGACGGACCCGTGCTCGCCCTGCGGCAGGAGCTCTCCTCCGACGGCAAGCGCTACGTCACCCACCCGTGGGCAGTGCCCCGGGACGGTGCGCCCGTGCAGCTGACCCACGGGGACCACGGCGTGCAGGAGGTGCGCCCGGGGGCGTCGGGCGCGGTGTGGTTCACCAGCGAGCGGCCCGTGGCCGGTGACGAGGACAAGCGCACGCGGCTGTGGCTGCTGCCCGAGCACGGTGAGGCGCGCATGGTCCTGGACGCCCCGGAGGGGATCTCGAGCCTCGAGCTCGGCGGGGACCGGCTGTTCTTCGTCTCCGGTCTGTACCCCGCGGCGCGCGGCGCGCAGGACGAGTTCGCGCGCAACCGCGAGATCCACGACCGCCGCGACGAGACCGGTGTGAGCGGGATCCTCTACGACAGTGCCCCGTTCCGGTACTGGGACCACGACCTCCCCGCCGCGGACGACGCACTGTGGTTCCTGGACACCGCGGCCGTGGCCGAGGGCGCGGACCCGGCGGCCTCCGTGCACCGGGTCGAGCTGCAGGAGGGGCGGCTGGGCGAGTTCTCGGTGGCCCCGGACGGCACCTGGGTGCTCGCGGAGATCTCCACGCTGCTGCCCGCGGGCACGCAGCGCTCGCAGCTGTGGCGGCTGCCGGTGGCACCCGAGCACGGGGACGAGGCCGTCCTGCTGCACGACACCGACGAGGCGGAGATGTGGGCGCCCGCGGCCGTGAGCCCGGACGGAACGCGCGTGCTGCTCGGGCGCCAGCGGCTGTGGCGCGAGGGCGTGAGCATGGCGGTGTCCGTGTGGGTGCACGACGTCGCGACCGGCGAGGAGACCGAGGTGGTGCCCGCGGACGATCACTGGGCGCAGGAGCCCCGGTGGATCGACGACGAGAGCTTCGTGTGCACCTCCGACCACCGCGGCCGCGGCATCGTGCTGCGGGTGCACTGCCCGCGGGGTGGGCGGACCCGCGTGGAGACCATCGCCGGGGGCGCGGACCAGGACTGGACGTACTCGGCGGTGGCACCGGCGGGGGAGCAGATCGTGGGGCTGCGCGCGAGCTACACGCACCCCTCCGAGCTCGTGCGGTGGCCCTTGACGGGCGCGCAGGAGCCCGCACCGGTGGCCGGGCTCGTCCCCGAGGACACCGTGCCGGGCCGGGTCGAGGAGGTCACCGCCACCGGTGAGGACGGCACACAGGTCCGCGCGTGGCTCGCCCTGCCGCACGCGGACGACGACGCCGCACCCCACCCCCTGCTCGTGTCCGTCCACGGCGGGCCCTGGGGCTCCAACAACCAGTGGAGCTGGCGCTGGAACCCGTGGCCGTTCGTGGCCGCGGGCTATGCGGTGCTGCTGCCGGACCCGGCGATCTCCACGGGCTACGGCCAGGCCATGATCGACCGCGGTCAGCAGGAGCTGGGCGGGGCGCCGTTCACGGACGTCATGGCCCTGACCGAGGCGGCCACGCGGCGCGCGGACATTGACCCCGAGCGGCAGGCGCTGATGGGCGGGTCCTACGGCGGGTACATGGCCAACTGGGTGGCCACGCAGACGGGGGACCGGTTCCGGTGCATCGTCACGCACGCCTCCCTGTGGAACCTGGACACCATGGGCGCCACCACGGACAACACGCAGTGGCGCGAGGCCATGGGGCCCTCCCAGGCCGCCACGTACTCGCCGCACCGGTTCGCGGAGCGCATCGAGGTCCCGCTGCTGGTGATCCACGGGGACAAGGACTACCGCGTGCCGATCTCTCAGGGCATCGAGCTGTGGGCGGACCTGCAGCAGCGCACCCGGGTCGAGGGCCACCGCTTCCTCTACTACCCGGACGAGGGGCACTGGATCCTTAAGCCCGCCAACGCGCGCACGTGGTACGAGACCGTGCTCGCGTTCGTGGACGAGCACGTGCTGGGACGCCGGCGCGAGCGGCCCGAGCTGCTGGGCTGA